From one Methanobrevibacter ruminantium genomic stretch:
- a CDS encoding calcium/sodium antiporter, producing MELIIQLILLIIGFVLLIKGADVFVDGASNVAYNLKIPTIIVGLTIVAFGTSAPEAAVSITSAFAGTNAISLGNVVGSNIFNILAVVGISALLGTLTVDKILIKRDLPFLVISTIGLLVIAVLFGQLSRLCGIILLIIIVAYVYRLVQEARKDKEAMSEEIEVKLSMPKAFIYIIIGIAGIIIGSDLVVDGASFIASAFGLSDVLIGLTIVAIGTSLPELVTSVTALKKGDNGIVIGNVLGSNIFNILFILGISSAIMPLPIAPEMVTDIALMTVITIIGAIFAYSQNEVDKKEGAILVALFILYMAFVIIRN from the coding sequence ATGGAACTAATAATTCAATTAATTTTACTCATCATAGGATTTGTGCTTTTAATAAAAGGTGCAGATGTATTTGTAGATGGTGCAAGTAACGTTGCATATAACTTAAAGATTCCTACCATTATCGTAGGTTTGACAATCGTGGCATTTGGTACAAGTGCTCCCGAAGCTGCAGTTTCAATTACTTCAGCATTTGCTGGAACCAATGCAATATCCTTAGGTAACGTCGTAGGTAGTAACATCTTCAATATTTTAGCAGTAGTGGGAATTTCTGCATTGCTTGGAACCTTGACTGTGGATAAAATTCTAATTAAAAGGGATTTGCCATTTTTAGTGATTTCCACAATTGGTTTACTTGTAATAGCCGTCCTATTTGGACAACTAAGCAGACTCTGTGGTATAATCCTCTTGATTATCATTGTCGCTTATGTTTACCGTCTTGTACAGGAAGCAAGAAAAGATAAGGAAGCTATGTCAGAAGAGATTGAAGTGAAACTTTCAATGCCAAAAGCATTCATTTACATCATTATAGGTATTGCAGGTATCATTATCGGTTCTGATTTGGTTGTAGATGGTGCAAGTTTCATTGCTAGTGCATTCGGATTAAGCGATGTGCTTATTGGTCTTACCATTGTTGCAATAGGAACTTCCTTGCCTGAACTTGTTACATCTGTAACTGCACTTAAAAAAGGAGACAATGGTATTGTAATAGGTAATGTGCTTGGATCAAACATCTTTAATATCTTATTCATTTTAGGTATAAGCAGTGCAATCATGCCATTACCAATTGCACCTGAAATGGTAACAGATATTGCTTTAATGACAGTCATTACAATAATCGGCGCAATATTCGCTTATAGTCAAAATGAAGTGGATAAAAAAGAAGGTGCAATATTAGTTGCCTTATTCATACTCTATATGGCATTTGTCATAATAAGAAATTAA